The following proteins come from a genomic window of Pocillopora verrucosa isolate sample1 chromosome 6, ASM3666991v2, whole genome shotgun sequence:
- the LOC136281642 gene encoding uncharacterized protein has product MTKKKIQQIPSESQRSDNIHRRNEFLEAISDLEPGTVHCFDKSSVVKTTCSRKYGNALRGEPAFEIQRYASSATYTINLLHSPFGVDFMNVLDGPSNGQELLLFFEEAVNLTRADGSAVLERGDTVIMDNCGFHHGHFVEPILTALLANCGVRLLFQPPYSPEFNTCELCFHDIKEFLRRNQRLAEEETAYAIYEACENITAEIRTLFYALWIPFLDP; this is encoded by the coding sequence atgacaaaaaagaaaatacagcaaATACCATCAGAATCACAAAGGAGTGACAATATCCATCGTCGAAATGAATTCCTTGAAGCAATATCCGACTTGGAACCAGGCACCGTTCACTGTTTTGACAAGAGTAGTGTTGTGAAAACAACTTGTAGCCGAAAATACGGAAATGCCCTCAGAGGTGAGCCTGCATTCGAAATCCAACGGTACGCTTCAAGTGCTACATACACTATTAATCTGCTGCATTCTCCATTCGGCGTAGACTTTATGAACGTACTTGACGGTCCGTCCAATGGCCAAGAGCTCCTGTTATTTTTCGAGGAAGCAGTTAATCTCACAAGAGCAGATGGATCGGCTGTGCTAGAGAGAGGCGATACAGTAATAATGGACAACTGTGGCTTCCACCATGGCCACTTCGTGGAGCCTATTCTTACTGCTTTGCTAGCAAATTGTGGTGTACGCTTGTTATTCCAACCCCCATATTCACCCGAGTTCAACACTTGCGAACTGTGTTTTCATGACATCAAAGAGTTCCTGCGACGAAATCAGCGCTTAGCAGAGGAAGAAACAGCCTACGCGATCTACGAGGCATGCGAAAACATAACAGCAGAAATCCGTACACTATTTTACGCATTGTGGATACCTTTTCTAGACCCCTAA